One Brassica napus cultivar Da-Ae chromosome C4, Da-Ae, whole genome shotgun sequence genomic region harbors:
- the LOC106376615 gene encoding sedoheptulose-1,7-bisphosphatase, chloroplastic isoform X1, whose amino-acid sequence METSVTCYSRGIILPSVSSQRSSTLVSPPPSFSASSSFKQRLKSSSIFGDSLRVAPRSQLKATKAKNNGGSTVTKCEIGQSLEEFLREATPDKGLRTLLMCMGEALRTIAFKVRTASCGGTACVNSFGDEQLAVDMLADKLLFEALQYSHVCKYACSEEVPELQDMGGPVEGGFSVAFDPLDGSSIVDTNFTVGTIFGVWPGDKLTGVTGGDQVAAAMGIYGPRTTYVLAVKGFPGTHEFLLLDEGKWQHVKETTEINEGKMFSPGNLRATFDNSEYSKLIDYYVKEKYTLRYTGGMVPDVNQIIVKEKGIFTNVTSPTAKAKLRLLFEVAPLGLLIENAGGFSSDGYNSVLDKTIVNLDDRTQVAYGSKNEIIRFEETLYGTSRLKNVPIGANA is encoded by the exons ATGGAGACCAGCGTCACATGCTACTCACGTGGGATCATCCTCCCAAGCGTCTCTTCTCAACGATCATCTACATTGGTTTCTCCTCCTCCTTCCTTCTCCGCATCATCCAGCTTCAAG CAGCGTCTGAAGTCTAGCTCAATCTTCGGAGATTCACTAAGAGTAGCACCAAGATCGCAATTGAAAGCCACCAAGGCCAAGAACAATGGTGGTTCGACTGTGACCAAATGTGAGATTGGTCAAAGCTTG GAAGAGTTTTTGAGAGAAGCAACGCCTGACAAGGGATTGAGAACTTTGCTGATGTGTATGGGAGAAGCGTTGAGGACAATAGCTTTCAAAGTTAGGACAGCTTCTTGTGGTGGAACAGCTTGTGTTAATTCCTTCGGCGATGAACAACTCGCTGTCGATATGCTCGCCGATAAGCTTCTCTTTGAG gCTTTGCAATACTCGCATGTGTGTAAATACGCTTGCTCTGAAGAAGTACCTGAGCTTCAAGACATGGGAGGTCCAGTGGAAGGTGGGTTTAGCGTAGCATTTGATCCATTGGATGGATCGAGTATTGTGGATACAAACTTCACTGTGGGAACCATATTTGGGGTTTGGCCTGGTGACAAGTTAACTGGAGTCACGGGAGGAGATCAAGTGGCTGCAGCTATGGGTATCTATGGTCCAAGAACCACTTATGTATTGGCTGTTAAAGGGTTTCCAGGAACTCATGAGTTCTTGCTTCTTGATGAAG GTAAATGGCAGCATGTTAAGGAGACAACAGAGATTAATGAAGGGAAAATGTTCTCACCAGGAAACTTGAGAGCCACGTTTGACAATTCTGAATACAGCAAG CTGATTGATTACTACGTGAAAGAGAAGTACACATTGAGATATACAGGAGGAATGGTTCCTGACGTTAACCAG ATTATTGTGAAGGAGAAAGGAATCTTCACAAACGTGACTTCTCCTACGGCTAAGGCAAAGTTGAGACTCTTGTTCGAAGTGGCTCCTTTAGGCCTACTCATTGAGAATGCTGGTGGATTCAGCAGTGATGGATACAACTCTGTGCTTGACAAGACCATCGTCAACCTCGACGATAGAACTCAAGTTGCTTATGGCTCAAAGAACGAGATCATCCGCTTCGAAGAAACCCTTTACGGAACATCAAGACTCAAGAATGTTCCCATTGGAGCTAATGCTTAg
- the LOC106376617 gene encoding LIM domain-containing protein WLIM2b: MSSFTGTQQKCKACEKTVYPVELLSADGVSYHKSCFKCSHCKSRLQLSRYSSMEGVLYCKPHYEQLFKESGSFTKNFQSPAKPAEKSNPELTRTPSRVAGMFSGTQEKCATCSKTVYPIEKVTVESQTYHKSCFKCSHGGCPISPSNYAALEGILYCKHHFAQLFKEKGSYNHLIKSASIKRSAAAAVAAGTPATAVPES; encoded by the exons ATGTCTTCTTTCACAGGAACTCAACAGAAGTGCAAGGCTTGCGAGAAGACGGTCTACCCTGTGGAGCTTCTCTCAGCTGATGGTGTTAGCTATCACAAGTCCTGCTTCAAATGCTCTCACTGCAAATCCAGGCTTCAG cTGAGTAGATATTCATCCATGGAAGGTGTGTTGTACTGTAAGCCTCACTATGAGCAGCTCTTCAAGGAGTCTGGTAGCTTCACCAAGAACTTTCAGTCAC CTGCAAAACCGGCTGAGAAATCAAATCCTGAACTG ACAAGGACTCCTAGCCGAGTTGCTGGCATGTTCTCTGGTACACAAGAGAAATGCGCCACTTGCAGTAAAACTGTGTATCCTATCGAAAAG GTAACAGTGGAGAGCCAGACGTATCACAAGTCCTGCTTCAAATGCTCACATGGAGGCTGCCCTATCTCGCCTTCCAACTACGCAGCTCTCGAAGGAATCTTGTACTGCAAGCACCATTTCGCCCAGCTTTTCAAGGAAAAGGGTAGCTACAACCACTTGATCAAATCCGCTTCCATCAAACGCTCTGCAGCCGCCGCAGTAGCCGCTGGTACACCAGCAACGGCGGTTCCTGAATCTTAA
- the LOC106376618 gene encoding 60S ribosomal protein L35a-2: MKGRQGERVRLYVRGTVLGYKRSKSNQYPNTSLIQIEGVNTTEEVNWYKGKRMAYIYKAKTKKNGSHYRCIWGKVARPHGNSGVVRAKFTSNLPPKSMGARVRVFMYPSNI; this comes from the exons ATGAAGGGACGCCAAGGAGAGAGAGTTAG ATTGTATGTTCGAGGAACAGTCCTCGGTTACAAAAG GTCGAAGTCGAACCAATACCCAAACACATCTCTGATCCAGATCGAAGGAGTGAACACGACAGAGGAGGTTAATTGGTACAAGGGAAAGCGCATGGCGTACATCTACAAGGCAAAGACAAAGAAGAACGGTTCTCACTACCGTTGCATCTGGGGCAAAGTCGCTAGGCCACATGGTAACAGCGGTGTTGTCCGTGCCAAGTTCACTTCAAACCTACCACCAAAGTCAATG GGAGCTAGAGTTAGAGTGTTCATGTACCCAAGCAacatatga
- the LOC106373612 gene encoding uncharacterized protein LOC106373612: MRKPKSKKKVHAEDEETPPQYEIGGTSSPDLRLPPRLFAMDRFPTRHLNIYSSPDLLPFIRNVLRDTPELETIRQSCFEKLFDLPARQCPVSCKLIHAFLTRQLVCLPKNTLWSAFGGSPFRYGLEEFGTVTGLPCGSYPERYTPNTCKAIVAGKDRVWKRLFGKKKYVTIADLCRMLETDKDMDGWNKIWIALTIIVDGVLIAHKQEARPTPRYVRMVENLKTFFAFPWGIESFLKTISCMKPPKFVPKKCEDPVATLVKKLKQRSFRLQGFPLSLQLVAFRAIPQLLDYIPAPLNNLTVMNLEDGNLPQHKSINAIHIRHVEFDPDLVVTPIIPIESQPQPGWGLFPDDVKDDSVIYLE; the protein is encoded by the exons ATGAGGAAACCAAAGTCAAAGAAGAAGGTCCATGCAGAGGATGAGGAAACGCCACCACAATACGAAATCGGAG gtACATCTTCACCGGACCTTCGTCTACCTCCAAGACTTTTCGCGATGGACAGGTTCCCCACCAGGCATCTCAACATTTATTCCTCCCCGGATCTTCTCCCTTTTATTCGCAACGTCCTTCGAGACACGCCGGAGTTGGAAACCATCCGTCAGTCCTGTTTCGAGAAGCTCTTCGACCTCCCTGCTCGTCAATGCCCAGTGTCGTGTAAGCTGATCCACGCGTTTCTCACTCGTCAGCTAGTATGTCTCCCCAAGAACACGCTTTGGTCTGCATTTGGTGGTTCTCCTTTCCGATATGGTCTTGAGGAATTTGGCACTGTCACCGGCCTCCCGTGTGGTTCCTACCCTGAAAGATACACGCCCAACACCTGTAAAGCTATTGTCGCCGGCAAAGATAGAGTATGGAAGAGACTCtttggaaagaaaaaatatgtgACGATTGCTGATCTATGTCGGATGCTTGAGACCGACAAAGACATGGATGGGTGGAATAAGATATGGATTGCTCTCACTATCATTGTCGACGGCGTTCTTATCGCTCACAAACAAGAAGCACGCCCTACTCCTCGTTATGTTAGGATGGTTGAAaacctcaaaacattttttgCTTTCCCTTGGGGTATAGAGTCTTTCCTCAAGACCATCTCATGCATGAAACCACCGAAGTTTGTCCCCAAAAAATGTGAAGATCCTGTTGCTACACTTGTCAAGAAGCTCAAGCAGCGCAGTTTCAGATTACAAGGCTTCCCACTTTCACTACAGCTAGTGGCATTTCGTGCGATCCCCCAGCTTCTGGATTATATACCGGCTCCATTAAACAACCTCACAGTGATGAACTTGGAAGATGGTAATCTACCACAGCACAAGTCAATCAATGCCATCCACATCCGCCACGTCGAATTTGACCCCGAT cTGGTAGTCACTCCTATTATACCCATCGAAAGCCAGCCACAGCCAGGATGGGGACTGTTTCCTGACGATGTCAAGGACGACAGTGTTATCTACTTGGAATAA
- the LOC106376619 gene encoding proline transporter 2 — translation MDTSEARNRKVVSVEKFDLEIPETAHQISSDSWFQVAFVLTTGINSAYVLGYSGTVMVPLGWIGGVVGLLLATAISLYANSLIAKLHEFGGKRHIRYRDLAGFIYGKKMYRVTWGLQYVNLFMINCGYIILAGSALKAVYVLFRDDSVMKLPHFIAIAGVVCAIFAIGIPHLSALGIWLGVSTILSLIYIVVAIVLSVKDGVSKPSRDYNIQGSSIDKIFTITGAAANLVFAFNTGMLPEIQATVKQPVVKNMMKALYFQFTAGVLPMYAVTFIGYWAYGSSTSTYLLNSVSGPLWVKALANISAFLQSVISLHIFASPTYEFMDTKYGIKGSPLALKNLLFRTVARGSYIAVSTLLSALLPFLGDFMSLTGAISTFPLTFILANHMYVVAMNDKLSPVQKLWHWLNVCFFGLMSLAAAIAAVRLIVVDSKNFHVFADV, via the exons ATGGATACGAGTGAGGCTAGGAACCGTAAAGTCGTCTCAGTGGAAAAGTTCGATCTTGAAATCCCTGAGACTGCTCATCAGATCAGCAGCG ATTCATGGTTTCAGGTAGCATTTGTTCTGACAACCGGTATAAACAGCGCCTATGTGTTGGGATATTCCGGGACAGTCATGGTTCCTTTGGGTTGGATTGGTGGTGTGGTTGGTCTCCTTCTCGCTACCGCAATATCCCTTTACGCAAACTCTCTTATAGCCAAGCTTCATGAGTTTGGTGGAAAACGACACATTCGTTATAGAGATCTCGCTGGCTTCATCTACG GTAAAAAGATGTACCGTGTTACATGGGGATTGCAATATGTCAATCTTTTCATGATTAATTGTGGCTACATCATTCTTGCTGGTTCTGCCTTAAAG GCTGTTTATGTACTTTTTAGAGATGACAGTGTAATGAAACTACCTCACTTTATCGCCATTGCGGGTGTTGTATGTGCGATTTTCGCAATTGGTATTCCTCATTTATCAGCTCTTGGAATCTGGCTTGGAGTGTCAACAATCCTCAGCTTGATCTACATTGTTGTTGCAATAGTTCTATCAGTTAAAGATG GTGTAAGCAAACCTTCAAGAGATTACAACATACAAGGATCATCAATAGACAAAATCTTCACCATAACAGGAGCAGCAGCAAATCTAGTTTTCGCATTCAACACGGGTATGCTCCCGGAAATACAG GCCACTGTGAAGCAACCGGTGGTTAAAAACATGATGAAGGCTCTGTATTTTCAATTCACTGCTGGTGTATTACCAATGTATGCCGTTACATTCATCGGTTATTGGGCTTACGGCTCCTCAACATCAACTTATCTGTTAAACAGTGTCAGTGGACCTCTCTGGGTTAAAGCTCTAGCTAACATCTCAGCCTTTCTCCAATCCGTTATCTCTTTACAC ATTTTTGCAAGTCCGACGTATGAATTTATGGACACAAAGTATGGAATCAAAGGAAGTCCATTAGCATTGAAGAATCTGTTGTTTAGAACAGTAGCACGAGGAAGCTACATCGCGGTGAGCACTCTTCTCTCAGCGCTTTTGCCGTTTCTTGGAGATTTCATGAGCCTCACTGGAGCGATAAGCACATTCCCTCTTACGTTCATATTAGCAAACCACATGTATGTTGTAGCTATGAACGATAAGCTTAGCCCGGTTCAAAAGCTATGGCATTGGCTTAACGTTTGCTTCTTTGGGTTAATGTCTCTTGCTGCTGCTATTGCTGCTGTTAGACTCATTGTTGTTGACTCCAAGAACTTCCATGTTTTTGCTGATGTCTGA
- the LOC106376615 gene encoding sedoheptulose-1,7-bisphosphatase, chloroplastic isoform X2: protein METSVTCYSRGIILPSVSSQRSSTLVSPPPSFSASSSFKRLKSSSIFGDSLRVAPRSQLKATKAKNNGGSTVTKCEIGQSLEEFLREATPDKGLRTLLMCMGEALRTIAFKVRTASCGGTACVNSFGDEQLAVDMLADKLLFEALQYSHVCKYACSEEVPELQDMGGPVEGGFSVAFDPLDGSSIVDTNFTVGTIFGVWPGDKLTGVTGGDQVAAAMGIYGPRTTYVLAVKGFPGTHEFLLLDEGKWQHVKETTEINEGKMFSPGNLRATFDNSEYSKLIDYYVKEKYTLRYTGGMVPDVNQIIVKEKGIFTNVTSPTAKAKLRLLFEVAPLGLLIENAGGFSSDGYNSVLDKTIVNLDDRTQVAYGSKNEIIRFEETLYGTSRLKNVPIGANA from the exons ATGGAGACCAGCGTCACATGCTACTCACGTGGGATCATCCTCCCAAGCGTCTCTTCTCAACGATCATCTACATTGGTTTCTCCTCCTCCTTCCTTCTCCGCATCATCCAGCTTCAAG CGTCTGAAGTCTAGCTCAATCTTCGGAGATTCACTAAGAGTAGCACCAAGATCGCAATTGAAAGCCACCAAGGCCAAGAACAATGGTGGTTCGACTGTGACCAAATGTGAGATTGGTCAAAGCTTG GAAGAGTTTTTGAGAGAAGCAACGCCTGACAAGGGATTGAGAACTTTGCTGATGTGTATGGGAGAAGCGTTGAGGACAATAGCTTTCAAAGTTAGGACAGCTTCTTGTGGTGGAACAGCTTGTGTTAATTCCTTCGGCGATGAACAACTCGCTGTCGATATGCTCGCCGATAAGCTTCTCTTTGAG gCTTTGCAATACTCGCATGTGTGTAAATACGCTTGCTCTGAAGAAGTACCTGAGCTTCAAGACATGGGAGGTCCAGTGGAAGGTGGGTTTAGCGTAGCATTTGATCCATTGGATGGATCGAGTATTGTGGATACAAACTTCACTGTGGGAACCATATTTGGGGTTTGGCCTGGTGACAAGTTAACTGGAGTCACGGGAGGAGATCAAGTGGCTGCAGCTATGGGTATCTATGGTCCAAGAACCACTTATGTATTGGCTGTTAAAGGGTTTCCAGGAACTCATGAGTTCTTGCTTCTTGATGAAG GTAAATGGCAGCATGTTAAGGAGACAACAGAGATTAATGAAGGGAAAATGTTCTCACCAGGAAACTTGAGAGCCACGTTTGACAATTCTGAATACAGCAAG CTGATTGATTACTACGTGAAAGAGAAGTACACATTGAGATATACAGGAGGAATGGTTCCTGACGTTAACCAG ATTATTGTGAAGGAGAAAGGAATCTTCACAAACGTGACTTCTCCTACGGCTAAGGCAAAGTTGAGACTCTTGTTCGAAGTGGCTCCTTTAGGCCTACTCATTGAGAATGCTGGTGGATTCAGCAGTGATGGATACAACTCTGTGCTTGACAAGACCATCGTCAACCTCGACGATAGAACTCAAGTTGCTTATGGCTCAAAGAACGAGATCATCCGCTTCGAAGAAACCCTTTACGGAACATCAAGACTCAAGAATGTTCCCATTGGAGCTAATGCTTAg